The window CATGTATACCACAACCGCTGGATTTAGCCAAGACTCAGGATAGGGTTCCGCAGCTAAAGCTGCAGAATACGCAAACACAACCAGCATACCACCTAAATAAATTAAGAAGAGAATCAAAGCCAAGAAAGGACTTCCATATTCTACAAGAACCCCACACCCAACTCCCGCTACTATCACCAACCCAAGCGCGCCAAAAAAGGGGGAAGGATTTGAAGCAACCGCAATCGCTCCTACGATTCAACAAATTAAAAAACAAATAACAGTGAAACACATAATTTCTGCCAGGACTCTAACCAGGACCAATGGCTTGAAAAACCATCGTTGTTATTTCAACTACAAAAACCCTATCAATGGCTAGCCTACGTAAAACACACCCCCTCCTAAAAATTGCAAACGACGCACTAGTTGACCTCCCAGCCCCCTCCAACATTTCAGTCTGATGAAACTTTGGCTCACTACTCGGACTCTGTCTTGCTGCTCAAATCCTCACAGGCCTTTTCTTAGCCATACACTATACATCAGACATCGCTACAGCCTTCTCATCCGTCGCCCACATTTGTCGAGACGTAAACTACGGCTGACTTATCCGAAACATACATGCCAACGGAGCCTCCTTCTTCTTTATCTGCATTTACGCCCACATTGGACGAGGACTTTACTACGGCTCCTACCTCTATAAAGAAACCTGAAACATTGGAGTCATTCTCCTTCTCCTAGTAATAATGACAGCTTTTGTTGGCTACGTCCTCCCCTGAGGACAGATATCCTTCTGAGGAGCAACCGTCATTACCAACCTCCTATCCGC is drawn from Epinephelus fuscoguttatus mitochondrion, complete genome and contains these coding sequences:
- the ND6 gene encoding NADH dehydrogenase subunit 6, whose protein sequence is MCFTVICFLICWIVGAIAVASNPSPFFGALGLVMVAGVGCGVLVEYGSPFLALILFLIYLGGMLVVFAYSAALAAEPYPESWLNPAVVVYMCCYTVVVMAGVSVFWHEWVGALSGSADEWGPFNIFRADNGGVAVMYSEGGWMLVVGAGVLLLTLFVVLELTRGLGRGTLRAV